The following are encoded in a window of Nilaparvata lugens isolate BPH chromosome 13, ASM1435652v1, whole genome shotgun sequence genomic DNA:
- the LOC111049999 gene encoding polyglutamine-binding protein 1 — MTLPSALAARLAKRGLINKTSTNNPEDKNGSGNINTSVSEVEEVIAEDYDDQENQGNLLNKLSTKLVDYDVEDFITSVYEEKKFLGYPGCPNKYNIYHECTIGCKELWKDGISEPDPKYLKRKTAMLLKYPLPSHWKEIYDPGTGRHYYWETDSDAVSWLPPTHPKAVISESAAALREQEHYKNNDVDMEKDENKSEGSEESSDESEDETTQIDEKQRKREALEKQRSRGRMKKLENDLDPMDPAAYSDIPRGGWSDGLVRGNEAKTGADVTAAGPLYQMRPYPNPGAVLRANSNKKPPPV; from the coding sequence ATGACTCTTCCTAGCGCATTAGCAGCTCGATTAGCGAAACGAGGTCTAATAAACAAGACATCTACCAACAATCCAGAAGATAAAAATGGATCAGGCAACATCAATACCAGCGTCTCTGAGGTGGAAGAAGTGATAGCCGAAGATTATGATGACCAAGAAAATCAAGGTAATCTGCTAAATAAACTCTCTACAAAATTAGTAGATTACGATGTTGAGGATTTCATCACTTCTGTTTATGAAGAGAAAAAGTTTTTGGGATATCCAGGGTGTCCAAACAAATACAATATCTACCATGAATGTACCATTGGTTGTAAGGAGTTGTGGAAGGATGGAATATCGGAGCCGGACCCAAAGTACTTGAAACGTAAAACGGCCATGTTACTCAAATATCCATTACCTAGTCACTGGAAAGAGATTTACGACCCAGGAACAGGACGACATTACTACTGGGAGACTGACAGTGATGCTGTTTCGTGGTTGCCCCCTACCCATCCCAAAGCAGTCATCTCTGAATCAGCGGCGGCACTTAGAGAACAAGAACACTACAAGAATAACGATGTCGACATGGAGAAAGATGAAAACAAAAGTGAAGGCAGTGAAGAAAGTTCGGACGAGAGTGAAGATGAAACCACCCAGATCGACGAAAAGCAACGCAAACGAGAGGCACTTGAAAAGCAGAGATCAAGAGGAAGAATGAAGAAGTTGGAAAATGACCTGGATCCCATGGACCCAGCTGCTTATTCGGATATTCCACGGGGGGGCTGGTCGGATGGACTCGTCAGAGGCAATGAGGCTAAAACTGGAGCTGATGTGACTGCTGCTGGACCTCTCTATCAGATGCGACCATATCCCAACCCTGGAGCAGTATTAAGGGCTAATTCAAACAAAAAGCCACCACCGGTTTAA